A genomic window from Flavobacterium azooxidireducens includes:
- a CDS encoding rhomboid family intramembrane serine protease: protein MKQNSFIFSTSVVAWPLFFVLALWIVFWVEVRFKIDLGIYGILPRTVSGLKGVILSPFLHGDIKHLYNNSIPLLFLIAVLRYFYREVSLQVLVFGILISGLGTWLIGRESYHIGASGLIYVLVSFIFFKGIQTKHYRLVALSLVIVMLYGGMIWYIFPEVENGISWEGHLAGFITGFLFSLLYKAEKYKKPIRYDWEKPDFNPENDPFMKHFDENGNFVNTPKPEELEVEYTFFNIDENVFYEFKSEKEKE from the coding sequence ATGAAACAAAACTCCTTTATTTTTTCAACTTCAGTCGTTGCTTGGCCCTTATTTTTTGTATTGGCTTTGTGGATTGTTTTTTGGGTAGAAGTTCGATTCAAAATCGATTTGGGCATTTATGGTATTTTACCAAGAACAGTCAGCGGATTAAAAGGCGTTATTTTGAGTCCGTTTTTACACGGCGACATCAAACATTTGTATAACAATTCGATTCCGTTATTATTTTTAATTGCGGTTTTGCGTTATTTCTACAGAGAAGTTTCGTTGCAAGTTTTAGTGTTTGGTATTTTAATTTCCGGACTCGGAACATGGTTAATTGGTAGAGAAAGTTACCATATTGGTGCTAGTGGATTGATTTATGTTTTAGTCAGTTTTATTTTCTTCAAAGGAATTCAAACCAAACATTATCGGTTAGTCGCACTTTCATTAGTTATCGTGATGTTATATGGCGGAATGATTTGGTATATTTTTCCGGAAGTCGAAAACGGCATTTCGTGGGAAGGTCATTTGGCCGGATTCATCACCGGATTTTTATTTTCACTTTTATACAAAGCCGAAAAGTATAAAAAACCAATTCGTTACGACTGGGAAAAACCGGATTTTAATCCTGAAAATGATCCGTTTATGAAACATTTTGATGAAAATGGAAATTTCGTAAATACTCCAAAACCGGAAGAATTAGAAGTAGAGTACACGTTTTTCAACATTGATGAAAATGTGTTTTATGAATTTAAATCGGAGAAAGAGAAGGAATGA
- a CDS encoding replication-associated recombination protein A — MEAPLAERIRPQHLSEYISQLHLVGEQGSLTHQIAKGIIPSLILWGPPGTGKTTLAQIMAQESKRPFFTLSAINSGVKDIREVIEKAKMSGGLFTAKNPILFIDEIHRFSKSQQDSLLAAVEKGWITLIGATTENPSFEVIPALLSRCQVYVLNAFSKDDLEQLLHRAIEQDEILKTKQITLTETEALLRLSGGDGRKLLNIFELIVNATEEDYIEITNEKVMQLVQKNTVLYDKTGEQHYDIVSAFIKSIRGSDPNGAVYWLARMIEGGEDVKFIARRMLILASEDIGNANPTALIMANNTFQAVTTIGYPESRILLSQCAIYLATSAKSNASYLAIGKAQQIVKQTGDLPVPLHLRNAPTKLMKELGYGDEYKYSHDFENNFAEQEFLPDEIQNTSFYEPGNNAREKELRNFLKNRWKDKYGY; from the coding sequence ATGGAAGCACCACTTGCCGAACGCATCCGGCCACAACATTTATCGGAATACATTAGTCAGTTGCATTTGGTTGGCGAACAAGGTTCGTTGACGCATCAAATTGCCAAAGGAATCATTCCGAGTTTAATTTTATGGGGACCGCCCGGAACCGGAAAAACGACCTTAGCTCAAATTATGGCTCAGGAAAGTAAACGTCCGTTTTTTACGTTGAGTGCCATTAATTCGGGGGTTAAAGACATTCGCGAAGTCATTGAAAAAGCAAAAATGAGTGGTGGATTATTCACAGCCAAAAACCCGATTTTGTTTATTGATGAGATTCATCGTTTTAGCAAATCACAACAAGATTCGTTGTTAGCCGCAGTCGAAAAAGGATGGATTACATTAATTGGAGCCACGACTGAAAATCCAAGTTTTGAAGTCATCCCTGCTCTATTGTCAAGATGTCAGGTGTATGTGCTAAATGCATTTTCCAAAGATGATTTAGAACAGCTTTTGCACCGAGCGATTGAGCAAGACGAGATTTTAAAAACCAAACAAATTACCTTAACAGAAACCGAAGCTCTTTTGCGACTTTCCGGTGGTGACGGAAGAAAATTGCTGAATATTTTTGAGTTAATTGTTAATGCGACCGAAGAAGATTACATTGAAATCACGAATGAAAAAGTGATGCAATTGGTTCAAAAGAACACGGTTTTATATGACAAAACGGGCGAACAACATTATGATATTGTTTCGGCTTTCATCAAATCCATTCGCGGAAGCGACCCAAATGGTGCGGTGTATTGGTTAGCCAGAATGATTGAAGGTGGCGAAGACGTGAAATTCATTGCCCGAAGAATGCTCATTTTAGCCAGCGAAGACATTGGTAATGCCAATCCGACTGCGTTGATTATGGCGAATAATACCTTTCAAGCAGTAACAACTATTGGCTATCCTGAAAGTAGAATTTTACTAAGTCAATGTGCGATATATTTAGCGACTTCTGCCAAAAGCAATGCGAGTTATTTAGCTATTGGAAAAGCTCAACAAATCGTCAAACAAACCGGCGATTTGCCCGTTCCGTTACATCTGCGAAACGCTCCAACTAAATTGATGAAAGAATTAGGTTATGGAGACGAATATAAATATTCACATGATTTTGAAAATAATTTTGCTGAACAAGAATTTCTTCCAGATGAAATTCAAAATACTTCTTTTTATGAACCCGGAAATAATGCGAGAGAAAAAGAGTTGCGAAATTTTTTAAAGAATCGATGGAAGGATAAGTATGGGTATTAA
- the rlmB gene encoding 23S rRNA (guanosine(2251)-2'-O)-methyltransferase RlmB, with amino-acid sequence MEKDNQIFGIRAIIEAIQAGKEIDKVFLQKDIQGDLMRELMKVMKSHKVNFTYVPVEKLNRLTSKNHQGAVATIAPVNFHDLESLISNVLESGKTPLFLILDQLSDARNFGAIIRTAECTGVDGIIIGKQGAAPVNGDTVKTSAGAVFNVPICKVEHIKDAIFYLQGSGIKTIAATEKTDDAIYDLALNEPLAIIMGSEDRGINPSVLKIVDEKAKLPMFGTIASLNVSVACGAFLYEVVRQRR; translated from the coding sequence ATGGAAAAAGACAATCAAATTTTTGGAATTAGAGCGATTATTGAAGCAATTCAGGCAGGAAAAGAAATCGACAAAGTATTTTTACAAAAAGATATTCAAGGCGACTTAATGCGTGAATTAATGAAAGTGATGAAATCACATAAAGTGAATTTCACTTACGTTCCTGTTGAAAAATTAAATCGTCTTACTTCAAAAAATCATCAAGGTGCCGTGGCAACTATTGCTCCTGTAAATTTTCACGATTTAGAAAGTTTAATTTCCAATGTGTTGGAAAGTGGTAAAACTCCTCTATTTCTTATATTAGATCAACTTTCGGACGCCAGAAATTTTGGTGCAATCATCCGAACGGCAGAATGTACAGGTGTGGATGGAATCATCATTGGCAAACAAGGTGCCGCTCCCGTGAACGGAGATACGGTAAAAACCAGTGCCGGTGCCGTTTTTAATGTGCCGATTTGTAAAGTGGAACATATTAAAGATGCCATTTTTTACCTTCAAGGCTCAGGAATCAAAACCATTGCAGCCACTGAAAAAACAGATGATGCTATTTATGATTTAGCACTTAATGAACCGTTAGCGATTATTATGGGAAGTGAAGACAGAGGCATTAATCCATCTGTTTTAAAAATTGTAGATGAAAAAGCTAAATTACCGATGTTTGGCACAATTGCTTCATTGAATGTTTCGGTTGCTTGCGGAGCTTTTTTATATGAAGTGGTGAGGCAGAGAAGATAA
- a CDS encoding GIY-YIG nuclease family protein, translating into MIEFTEGIYTFYVYILTNKSKTVLYTGVTNNLKLRLQQHKDKLNPNSFTARYNTHFLIFYEKFGWIQLAIEREKEIKNLSRERKLNLIKEMNPDLEFWNDFFK; encoded by the coding sequence ATGATTGAATTTACAGAAGGAATTTATACTTTTTACGTTTACATTTTAACAAATAAAAGTAAAACAGTTCTATATACCGGTGTAACTAATAATTTGAAATTACGTTTACAACAACATAAAGATAAACTGAATCCAAATAGTTTCACTGCTCGTTACAATACTCATTTTTTGATTTTTTATGAAAAGTTCGGTTGGATTCAATTAGCAATTGAAAGAGAAAAGGAAATTAAAAACTTATCAAGAGAAAGAAAATTGAATTTGATTAAAGAAATGAATCCTGATTTGGAATTTTGGAATGATTTTTTTAAGTAG
- a CDS encoding DUF1287 domain-containing protein: MKLQLLPSFLLLWIFTINPTSFSQKLSNAALELTKDKVTYDPSYVGIKYPNGDVAKDKGVCTDVIIRAYRKLGIDLQKELHEDLKANFSKYPNLKKWGLKKPDTNIDHRRVPNLEVFFERKGEKLTITNNASDYKTGDLVTWMIGDKLPHIGIVTHKKSTDGKRNLIVHNVGSGQVLEDCLFSWKIVGHYTYKPKN; the protein is encoded by the coding sequence ATGAAATTACAACTTCTCCCCTCTTTTCTATTACTTTGGATTTTCACGATTAATCCAACTTCTTTTTCGCAGAAATTATCTAATGCGGCTTTAGAATTAACGAAAGATAAAGTGACTTATGACCCATCATATGTTGGTATTAAATATCCAAACGGTGATGTGGCAAAAGACAAAGGAGTTTGCACCGATGTAATTATTCGAGCTTATCGGAAATTAGGCATTGACTTGCAAAAAGAATTACACGAAGATTTGAAAGCGAATTTCTCCAAATACCCAAACTTAAAAAAATGGGGATTAAAAAAACCGGATACTAATATTGATCATCGTAGAGTTCCAAATTTAGAAGTATTTTTTGAACGAAAAGGAGAAAAATTAACCATTACCAATAATGCTTCCGATTATAAAACAGGTGACTTAGTAACTTGGATGATTGGCGACAAACTTCCGCACATCGGTATTGTTACACACAAAAAATCAACCGATGGAAAACGCAATTTAATTGTGCACAATGTTGGAAGCGGACAGGTTTTGGAGGATTGTTTGTTTAGTTGGAAGATTGTGGGGCACTACACTTACAAGCCTAAAAATTAG
- a CDS encoding ABC transporter ATP-binding protein, which yields MIYTENLTFSFNETTHFSFPNITSNESEIVLITGNSGKGKTTLLHLLGGLLRPKSGSISIQNTNISTLSEKELDRFRGRNIGLVLQQSHFVASLNVLENVVLASWLATGKKATEKAKSLLKELDLEDQMYKLPSNLSVGQQQRVSIARALINEPKLLLADEPTSSLDDENAAKVADLLAHLSKEYKAALIIVTHDQRLKDKFSNQLNLN from the coding sequence ATGATTTATACAGAAAATTTAACTTTCTCATTTAACGAAACTACGCATTTTTCCTTTCCGAATATCACAAGTAATGAATCAGAAATAGTATTGATTACCGGAAATTCAGGAAAAGGGAAAACCACGTTATTACATCTTTTGGGTGGGTTGCTGCGACCAAAATCGGGATCCATTTCGATTCAAAACACCAACATTTCTACTTTGTCTGAAAAAGAATTAGATCGCTTTCGCGGAAGAAATATCGGTTTAGTTTTACAACAATCGCATTTTGTAGCTTCTTTAAATGTGCTTGAAAATGTGGTGTTAGCGTCATGGTTGGCAACTGGTAAAAAAGCAACAGAAAAAGCAAAATCATTGTTGAAAGAGTTAGATTTAGAAGATCAAATGTATAAATTACCTTCCAATTTAAGTGTTGGACAACAACAGCGAGTTTCAATTGCAAGAGCATTAATTAACGAACCAAAATTGCTTTTAGCCGATGAACCAACCTCAAGTTTAGATGATGAAAATGCAGCAAAAGTAGCCGATTTATTAGCTCATTTATCCAAAGAATACAAAGCTGCGTTGATAATTGTGACTCACGACCAACGATTAAAAGATAAATTTTCTAACCAATTAAACTTAAACTAA
- a CDS encoding ABC transporter permease, which produces MIAKLAWKNLWFKPLNTVLSLVLLTASVAIISLLILLQEQFEKQFSSNIDGVDLVLGAQGSPLQLILSSVYHVDAPTGNIDYKEAEVWMKHPFVETAIPLAFGDNYRGFKIVGTIPDYIKKYTATISQGKVFEKNFEVVIGSEIAKKLNIKLGDKFFGTHGDAEEGHVHEEYAYVVVGIASPTGKVIDNLILCTVESVWEMHSGHDYGGEAHSEDENPPHGEEGHIHVDGDEHDHEEHVHDENCNHDHDDSTNPAHGEEGHVHEDGDEHDHEHDHDHDEAKEITAVLVKFKNKMGIISWPRMIAQNTKMQAALPAIEINRLFSLFGIGLQALQYLAYGIMLISGISIFIALYNRLKERKYEFALLRVSGASRIQMLGLVLFESLLLCIVGFIFGTLFGRLALVMISSTTDEQFKMAFDPMTIIWEKEGILFLVTIFVGILAAVIPAVKAYRLNISKTLANA; this is translated from the coding sequence ATGATAGCAAAATTAGCTTGGAAAAACCTTTGGTTTAAGCCGTTGAATACAGTTTTAAGTTTGGTTTTATTAACCGCTTCGGTTGCGATAATTTCATTATTAATTTTATTACAAGAGCAATTTGAAAAGCAATTTTCGAGTAATATTGATGGTGTCGATTTGGTTTTGGGAGCACAAGGAAGTCCGCTTCAATTGATACTTTCTTCTGTCTATCACGTTGATGCTCCAACCGGAAATATTGATTACAAAGAAGCCGAAGTTTGGATGAAACATCCGTTTGTAGAAACTGCTATTCCATTGGCTTTTGGCGATAATTACCGTGGATTTAAAATTGTGGGAACAATACCGGATTATATTAAAAAATATACTGCAACCATTTCTCAAGGCAAAGTTTTTGAAAAGAATTTCGAAGTCGTTATCGGAAGCGAAATTGCCAAAAAACTCAACATCAAACTCGGAGATAAATTTTTCGGAACCCACGGCGATGCTGAAGAAGGTCACGTACACGAAGAATATGCGTATGTTGTGGTCGGAATTGCCTCACCAACCGGGAAGGTAATTGATAATTTAATTTTATGTACGGTAGAAAGTGTTTGGGAAATGCATTCCGGACACGATTACGGTGGAGAAGCACATTCAGAAGATGAAAATCCACCTCACGGAGAAGAAGGTCATATTCATGTGGATGGCGACGAACACGACCATGAAGAACACGTTCACGATGAAAATTGCAATCACGATCACGACGATTCTACAAATCCTGCTCACGGCGAAGAAGGTCACGTGCATGAAGATGGTGATGAACATGACCATGAGCACGATCACGACCACGATGAAGCCAAAGAAATTACGGCTGTTTTAGTGAAATTTAAAAATAAAATGGGAATCATTTCTTGGCCGCGAATGATTGCTCAAAATACCAAAATGCAAGCCGCACTTCCTGCCATAGAGATTAACCGATTATTTTCGTTATTCGGAATTGGGTTGCAAGCATTACAATATTTGGCTTATGGAATTATGTTGATTTCAGGAATAAGCATTTTCATCGCCTTGTATAACCGATTGAAAGAGCGAAAATATGAATTTGCGTTGTTACGAGTTTCCGGTGCATCACGAATCCAAATGTTAGGTTTAGTATTGTTTGAAAGTTTATTACTTTGCATTGTAGGCTTTATCTTTGGTACGCTTTTTGGAAGATTAGCATTAGTTATGATTTCGAGCACCACGGACGAACAATTCAAAATGGCGTTTGATCCAATGACAATAATTTGGGAAAAAGAAGGAATTTTATTTTTGGTCACTATCTTTGTCGGGATTTTGGCAGCCGTGATTCCTGCGGTGAAAGCGTATCGATTAAATATTTCAAAAACATTAGCAAATGCGTAA
- a CDS encoding UDP-N-acetylmuramate--L-alanine ligase — MRTHFIAIGGAAMHNLALALHHKGYHVTGSDDAIFEPSKSRLEKFGLLPDEMGWFPEKITLDIEAIILGMHAKADNPELLKAKELGLKIYSYPEFLYEQSKNKTRVVIGGSHGKTTITSMILHVMHYHNIEVDYMVGAQLEGFDTMVHLTEKNDFIVLEGDEYLSSPIDRRPKFHLYQPNIALLSGIAWDHINVFPTFENYVEQFEIFVNQITKGGILVYNEEDETVKKVAEETTNTIRRLPYQTPNYSVENGTTYLDTPEGPMPIEVFGAHNLNNLAGAKWICQNMGVDEADFYEAIASFKGASKRLEKIAEGKGKVAYKDFAHSPSKVSATTKAVKNQYPDRKLVACLELHTYSSLNAEFLKEYEGALDAADLAVVFYSPDAVKIKQLEEVTYDQIAQSFKRNDLIIYTNPTEFKDFLFSTNLDNSALLLMSSGNYGGLDFEEVQQLVN; from the coding sequence ATGAGAACCCACTTTATCGCCATCGGCGGAGCCGCCATGCACAATTTAGCACTTGCTTTACACCACAAAGGATATCACGTTACAGGAAGTGACGATGCTATTTTTGAACCTTCCAAATCACGTTTAGAAAAGTTCGGACTTTTGCCTGACGAAATGGGATGGTTTCCTGAAAAAATAACATTAGATATTGAAGCAATTATCTTGGGAATGCACGCCAAAGCAGACAATCCAGAATTGTTGAAGGCGAAAGAATTGGGTTTAAAAATTTATTCCTATCCTGAATTTTTATACGAACAATCAAAAAATAAAACTCGTGTTGTAATTGGTGGTTCGCACGGAAAAACAACAATTACTTCAATGATTTTGCACGTGATGCATTATCATAACATTGAAGTCGATTATATGGTAGGAGCACAGTTGGAAGGTTTTGACACGATGGTTCATCTAACCGAAAAAAATGATTTTATCGTTTTGGAAGGTGATGAATATTTATCATCTCCAATTGACAGAAGACCTAAATTTCATTTGTATCAACCCAATATTGCATTACTTTCCGGGATTGCTTGGGATCATATTAATGTGTTTCCAACCTTTGAAAATTATGTAGAACAATTTGAAATTTTTGTCAATCAAATTACAAAAGGTGGCATTTTGGTGTATAATGAAGAAGATGAAACGGTGAAAAAAGTAGCCGAAGAAACGACCAACACCATCCGAAGATTGCCTTATCAAACACCCAATTATTCCGTTGAAAATGGAACAACTTATCTCGATACTCCTGAAGGACCAATGCCAATTGAAGTATTCGGAGCTCACAATTTGAATAATCTTGCCGGAGCCAAATGGATTTGCCAAAATATGGGTGTCGATGAAGCCGATTTTTATGAAGCCATTGCCAGTTTTAAAGGAGCCTCTAAACGATTAGAAAAGATTGCAGAGGGGAAAGGAAAAGTAGCCTACAAAGATTTCGCTCATTCACCCAGTAAAGTTTCTGCGACTACCAAAGCCGTTAAAAATCAATATCCCGATAGAAAATTAGTAGCTTGTTTAGAATTGCACACCTATAGTAGTTTGAATGCTGAATTTCTAAAAGAATATGAAGGAGCTTTAGATGCTGCCGATCTTGCCGTTGTTTTTTATTCGCCAGATGCGGTAAAAATCAAACAATTGGAAGAAGTAACGTATGACCAGATCGCACAATCGTTCAAACGAAATGATTTGATTATTTACACAAATCCAACCGAGTTTAAAGATTTTTTATTTTCAACTAATTTGGATAATTCTGCTCTGTTATTGATGAGTTCAGGGAATTATGGTGGGTTGGATTTTGAGGAGGTGCAGCAGTTGGTTAATTAG
- a CDS encoding carboxypeptidase-like regulatory domain-containing protein, whose translation MNEKTTISHFFLLFLNLAFCQITINGIVQTESKTPLQYVNIGIKNKNIGTISNEKGHFLITIDNSKTEELLTFSSIGFEEKSIKIEELIQSKFQEIILKEKISELDEVIVVSKKATEIKLGTKSYSSMVAGYVRANNDVNNDIQELAKKIKIKKPSHILDVNLNLFNVRVDTASFRINIYNIKNDLPNEKINLENIIVVKKVENGWNKFDLQNFDLKFDEPLFISIEYLPKQKDEEEPFRYSGQLFGESITRSSSLGNWNSKSGLTIAMYVTVKQ comes from the coding sequence TTGAATGAAAAAACTACTATTAGTCACTTTTTTTTATTGTTTTTAAACTTAGCTTTTTGTCAAATTACCATTAATGGGATTGTGCAAACTGAAAGCAAAACACCTTTGCAATATGTGAACATTGGAATAAAAAATAAAAATATTGGAACTATTTCAAACGAAAAAGGTCATTTTTTAATCACAATTGATAATTCAAAAACAGAAGAATTATTAACTTTTTCATCCATTGGATTTGAAGAGAAAAGTATAAAAATTGAAGAATTAATTCAGTCGAAATTCCAAGAGATTATTCTCAAAGAGAAAATAAGTGAATTGGATGAAGTTATTGTGGTTTCAAAGAAAGCAACTGAAATCAAATTAGGAACAAAATCATATAGCTCAATGGTTGCAGGATATGTTCGAGCAAATAATGATGTGAATAATGATATTCAAGAGTTGGCAAAAAAAATTAAAATCAAAAAACCTTCACATATTTTAGATGTCAATTTAAACTTATTTAATGTTAGGGTTGACACAGCCAGTTTTCGAATAAATATTTACAACATCAAAAATGATTTGCCAAATGAGAAAATTAATTTAGAGAATATTATTGTTGTAAAAAAAGTTGAAAACGGATGGAATAAATTTGATTTGCAAAATTTTGATTTAAAATTTGATGAGCCACTATTTATTAGTATTGAATATTTACCAAAACAAAAAGATGAAGAGGAGCCTTTTCGATATAGCGGACAGTTATTTGGCGAATCCATAACTCGATCTTCTAGTCTAGGAAATTGGAATTCAAAGAGCGGTTTAACGATAGCAATGTATGTTACAGTTAAGCAATAA
- the radC gene encoding RadC family protein, translating into MEPNTPFSIKYWAEDDKPREKLMLKGKAALSDAELLAIIIGSGSRNESAVDLSKRILAHVQNNLNALGKLSLKQLTEFKGIGEAKAISIIAATELGRRRRAEEVPELMKINSSKVIFEVMQPIIGELPYEEFWVLYLNNANTIIHKAQLSKGGITGTVVDVRIILKTALEHNALAFVLVHNHPSGKLFASESDFEITKKIQLAAKQLDMRVVDHVIIAENGYYSFADDDKL; encoded by the coding sequence ATGGAACCAAACACTCCTTTTTCAATAAAATATTGGGCAGAAGACGACAAACCTCGTGAAAAACTCATGCTCAAAGGAAAAGCAGCTTTAAGTGATGCGGAACTTCTTGCCATCATTATCGGTTCCGGAAGCAGAAACGAAAGTGCTGTTGATTTGAGTAAACGAATTTTGGCTCATGTTCAAAACAACCTAAATGCTTTAGGGAAATTATCACTTAAACAACTTACAGAGTTTAAAGGAATTGGCGAAGCAAAAGCCATTTCTATCATTGCTGCCACAGAATTAGGCAGGAGACGAAGGGCAGAAGAAGTACCGGAACTAATGAAAATCAATTCAAGTAAAGTGATTTTTGAGGTTATGCAACCCATTATTGGCGAGCTGCCTTATGAGGAGTTTTGGGTTTTATATTTGAATAATGCAAACACGATTATTCATAAAGCTCAACTAAGCAAAGGCGGAATCACAGGAACCGTTGTTGATGTTCGAATTATTCTAAAAACCGCTCTAGAACATAATGCCTTAGCTTTTGTGCTTGTTCACAATCATCCCTCGGGAAAATTATTTGCGAGTGAGTCTGATTTCGAAATCACAAAAAAAATACAATTAGCAGCAAAACAACTTGATATGCGAGTTGTTGATCATGTGATTATTGCCGAAAATGGCTATTATAGTTTTGCAGATGATGATAAGTTGTAA
- a CDS encoding YjjG family noncanonical pyrimidine nucleotidase: MKPFQHKSDIFFDLDHTLWDFEKNSALAFETIFKKHQLELDLAIFLEHYIPTNLKFWKLYREEKISQEDLRYQRLKEVFDLMNQDVADDLIHLLSQEYIHYLPQFNYLYDGAMEILEYLHPKYNLHIITNGFQSVQDGKMKNSNLLKYFKTITNSESAGVKKPNPIIFNYAIQLANAEKDKSIMIGDSWEADIEGAINSGIDAIFFNEFNAPVENNFPQVNHLLDLKNYL, from the coding sequence ATGAAACCCTTCCAACATAAATCCGACATTTTTTTTGATTTAGATCATACCTTGTGGGATTTTGAAAAAAATTCAGCTTTAGCTTTTGAAACCATTTTCAAAAAGCATCAATTAGAATTGGATTTAGCCATTTTTTTAGAACATTACATTCCTACCAATCTTAAATTTTGGAAATTGTATCGGGAAGAAAAAATTTCGCAAGAAGATCTTCGTTATCAACGTTTAAAAGAAGTTTTCGATTTGATGAATCAAGATGTTGCAGATGATTTGATTCACCTTCTTTCCCAAGAATACATTCATTATTTGCCACAGTTCAATTATTTATATGACGGAGCGATGGAAATTTTAGAGTATTTGCACCCAAAATATAATTTACATATTATCACCAATGGTTTTCAGTCTGTTCAAGATGGAAAAATGAAAAATTCAAATCTTTTGAAATATTTCAAAACCATTACCAACTCTGAAAGTGCGGGTGTCAAAAAGCCAAATCCGATAATTTTTAATTATGCCATTCAATTGGCTAATGCCGAAAAAGATAAGTCTATTATGATTGGTGATAGCTGGGAAGCCGACATTGAAGGAGCAATTAACAGCGGAATTGATGCCATTTTTTTTAACGAGTTTAATGCTCCGGTAGAAAATAATTTTCCGCAAGTAAACCATTTATTAGACTTAAAGAATTATCTTTAA